Below is a genomic region from Candidatus Dormiibacterota bacterium.
TGCGGCGCTCTATCATCCGACCCTGGCGCTGGGGCGTTACCGCCGGGCGCTCAATCTCGATCCTACCTCGATCCCGGCGATTAACGGCCTGGGTTTAGTCTTTCTCGATCTGCACGACCCGACCGATGCGATCGACCAATTCGAGACGTGCTTGCGGCTCGACCCGTTCAACTATTCTTGCACCGATAACCTCGGCGTGGCCTATATGGATCTTCATCGCGACGATCTCGCGCTGCCGATCTTGAAGCGAGCCTATCAGTACGCGCCGGAACGCCCGGAGGCGATCGTCAACTTCGGCTATATTGAGGACGACCGCGGGAACTGGAAAGCGGCGGTCACCTATTACGCGCAGGCGATACGGGTATGGCCTTACGGACGCGACGCCTACTTCAATATCGCCATAGCCTACGAGACGCATCACCTCTATCAGCTCGCGCAAGCGGCCCTTCTCGAAGGGTTGGCCGTCTCTCCAGACGATGGTTGGATGCACTACTTGCTGGGCGAAACGTATTTGATGCAGGGGCATCACGATTTGGCCAAAGTGCAGTTCCAGGCCGCGACGACGGCGATCGATCCGAGCGTCGTCGAGCTGGCGAAGAGCGCGCTCTCGAACTAACCGGAATGCGTTCCCGAGCGGGCGTTTCTTGCGCCCGCGCCGTGCGCTTTACGTTGCGCTTACGCACCGTTAATATCGACAACCTTCTGTAAACTCCCCAAGGCGAACGCCGCGACCACTCGCTCTGCTGCTAGGATGCGGGTGTCGAGCCCCGGTTATGTCCGCGTTATACAACGCGGTTTCCGCCGAGGTTGGTCTTGTCGTGCCTTGTGAGGAGAGTTTCTATGCGGATGCTCCGCATGCACGCCCTCGTTGTAGCGGTCGTACTGGTATGTACGGTCGCCGCGTCGGCTGCCGCCCCAAAAATTGCCCTGCGCCTCGTCGGCCGAATCGTTTCGATGCACGACGGCAAAGTGCGATACGAACCGATGGATCGCCCGGTTAAAGCCGGCGAGTTGTTGCAGTACACGATCGATGCGACCAACGCCGGCTCCGCACCCGCGTTCAGCGTGGCTCCGATCGGGCGCGTGCCCGACCGCACGGCGTTTGTCAAAATCGATGGAGCCTCCAGGGCGTCCGAGGTCGCTTATACGGTGGACGGCTCGCACTGGTCCGTGCATCCCACGATCGCGGTCAGGGAAGCCAACGGCAAGACGGTGATGAAGCCGGCTCCTCTTTCGTCGTATCGCGCGGTGAGATGGACCCTTAAGCAGCCGCTCCCGGTACGCGGTGTGGCGACATTTAGTTACGAGGTTCGCGTTCAATGATGCGCTCTACCGTATCGCGGAGCCTCGTTTGGCTTGCCGCGTTCTCGATGCTCTCGAATATCGTCTTGATGCCGGTCGCCGGTGATACCGCGACCGCACCGGGCACTCAAATTACCAATAGCGCGAGCGCGATCTACAAAGACGCCGCCGGTAATTCGTACAATACGCTCTCCAATATCGTCACCACGACGGTGCAGAACGCGCCGCAGCTGACGAACACCGCCGGCACGGGTACGACCTACGCGCCCGGCCAGGTCGTGACCGATACGTTCACGCTGGTGAATACCGGTAACGCCTCGGGGTACTTTCAAGTCTCCGGCAACGCTTCTGCACCGACGACGAGCTCCGACGCGGTTCTCGGCGGAACCGACGCGACGTTCGCGACGCTGGGCAATAACGCCGCGACCTGTACGACTCCGGTCGGCTCGCAAGCCTCGCCGTGTAAGTATGCGGCGACCGTCGGAGGCACGACGTATTATTTCACGAGCCTCGACGGCTCGGCCGATAACAACTCGCTCGACTACTGGCTCCAGCACACGAACGGATTGACCGGCACCACCGCCTCGATCGTCGTCAGCGCGTACTACACGATGTCGACTGCGGCAACGACCGGCAACAACGTAACCTCGCAGATCTATGCAACGATCACGCAGGCTGCCGCCGGCACGGCTCCGTTGGAGACGTCCGCCTCGCAGAATGCGACCGAGACGAACAATATCAACTCGGATGCGCGATTGGATCTTTACAAGTCCAGCATTGTGGGTACGCCGACCGCAACCGATATCCAGTACACGATCTCCGCGCATAACGGCGGCGCCTTTAGCGCGAAGGACCTCATCTCGGCGAAGACCTTGGTCGGCGCCGGCACGGGTGGCATTCTTGTCACAGATAAGATTCCGCAGTTCGGGAGCGTGCCCGTTCCGCTTGCGGTGAGCAATAGCGGCACCATTACGGTGACCACCAACGCTACCTACGGGTTCGCAACCGGCGCAAGCACCGCGATCTACTACACCACCAGCACGACCGGTTCGTCGGGGTGGACGCTCGCAAGCGGTGGTAAA
It encodes:
- a CDS encoding tetratricopeptide repeat protein, whose amino-acid sequence is MVRRALIFVLALLLAAAMTPLAARAESAIEAVHTARQLIAAGNMTGALRSMELYVARHPDQPDALRFLGDLYYRAGQMGRAEATYRQALDIDPRDRETHNRLGTVYAAENRVDDAIDQFNKSLPGISSVGDLVVLHERKGDLQQYRLQVEQAVEKNPSDADLVVELAQVYAALYHPTLALGRYRRALNLDPTSIPAINGLGLVFLDLHDPTDAIDQFETCLRLDPFNYSCTDNLGVAYMDLHRDDLALPILKRAYQYAPERPEAIVNFGYIEDDRGNWKAAVTYYAQAIRVWPYGRDAYFNIAIAYETHHLYQLAQAALLEGLAVSPDDGWMHYLLGETYLMQGHHDLAKVQFQAATTAIDPSVVELAKSALSN